The following is a genomic window from Pseudomonas sp. FP2335.
GTGCTGGAACCCATCGTTGGTGAAAACTACGAGATGGGCATCAAGGGCGAGTACTTCAACGGTGCGCTGAACGCCAGCCTGGCGGTGTTCCAGATCGACCAGAAAAACCGTGCGACCGATCCTGCGACCCAGGCAGGCTGCCCGCAACAGAGCTGCTCCGAAGCCTCCGGCCTGGTACGCAGCCAAGGTATCGACCTGGAACTGCAAGGCGCCCTCACCGAAAACTGGCAAGTCGGCGGCGGCTTTACCTACACCCGTGCGCACTACGTCAAAGACAGCGCCAGCAACAAAAACCAGCGCTTCGACACCGATACCCCGGAACGCCTGTTCAAGCTGACCACCTCCTACCGCTTCCAGGGCCCCCTGGAAAAACTGCGGGTCGGCGGCAACCTCTACTGGCAGAGCCGCATGTACAACGATGTCGCCCTCGCAAACGGCAGCACCTATCGCCTGGAACAAGGCAGCTACGCCGTGGCCGACGTGATGGCCGCTTACCAGCTCAACAAGCACCTGGACCTGCAACTGAACGTGAACAACATCTTCGACCGCACCTACTATTCGGCCATTGCCACCAGCCCGACCTGGGGTTCCACCGACACCTACGGCAACCCGCGCAGCTTCGGCGTCACCGCCAAATACACCTTCTGACCGCGCTCCGACCTACGGCTACCCGCCCGGAAACGCATGCGTTGGAGCCATTGCAGTCCCAACGCACGCGTTTCTGAATAGCCCCTATACTGGCCACCCCAGGATGGAACCTCGCGTGCAACTATGCCTATCACCCCCAATCCCCCTGCCCTGTTAGTCCCTGCACAACACAGCGACCTGGACGATCTCGTTGCCATTCGAATTGAAGCCATGCGCGACAGCCTGGAGCAGGTCGGACGCTTCGATCCGGTGCGTGCCCGCGAGCGGTTTGTTGGCAGTTTTGAAGCCCGCGACACACGCTATATCGAAGTGTCGGGAGAAAAGGTCGGCTTTGTAGTGGTCCGACAGCGTCCAAGCGAATGGTTGCTCGACCACTTGTATGTGCGACCCAACGCACAAGGGTCGGGCATCGGCTCTGCGGTACTTGCCCAGCTATTCAACGAAGCGGATGCCGTTGCACTACCGATTAAAGTCGGCGCGCTGAAACAGAGTGCCTCGAATCGTTTTTACACCCGCCACGGTTTCCAGTTCGTCGAAAGCGGCGAGTTCGACAATTACTACGTTCGTCTGCATACGCCAGCGGGCTAGTTGGGTGCGAGCGCACAAGGACATTTGCATGTTGACCGGCCACCGCTTTGTGTTGCCAAGGAAGAGGAACGATTCATGAGTCTTGATCTGTGCCTGGAAGCTGACAGTACGCTCACCATTTCGACGCTGAGCAAAGCACTTGCGCAGGCTGGTGCTCTGGAAATCGAGGTCTCAGAAAATGGGCTGTACGCTGAATTTACCTCGGGACTCAAATTGAGCACCCATGGCGTACGCGATGACCCAACGATTTATGCCGAGCATAAAATGGGGATCGACTTCCCTGTCGCTGTGCGTTGCACCATTAGAATCAAAGGGCCCGAACCAGAGGGGGAATCGGCAATGGAAGATTTGGATAAACTCGCTCAATCCATATTCCAGTCGTGTTCGGCGCTCTTTCTCATTAGCTTTCAGTTCGAGCAAACCTTGTACTGGCGGGATGCGACAGGGTTGTATCGTCCTTGAGGTGGGTGCCTGCGCGCCCTCTTTCAGACATTTATGAATGGCGTTTTTTTCCGGACGAAAACGCCGCGGTGTTGAGGGGCGGCTTTCGGCCGATTCTGTTGAAAAAGTCGGCCGTGGTTTCCACGGTAGAAAAGTACGCACTTGAGATTGAAATCTTTGCATTGAGCAGAGTACTCCGGGCTCAGATTTCGCGTAGCTGCGTGCAAAAAAGGCGTTTTCAGCGATCAGTATGCGGGCAGTCTGGAAGAACCGACTTTTTCAACAGCATCGGCCAGAAGCGGACCGCCGGCGCGGTTCTAGTTCAGCCCGATAGTCAAGGCTCACAGCATGCGACTGCATATCTAAAGTCATTCTGGCTTATTGCTTACACCTATATCCCTATAGGCCCCCTCTCAAATTCATAAGACTTGTATTGGCCGCTGGGTAATTGGCATAGTGCTACCACTCCCCAACTGACCCGGCGCCAAAGACTAAGTCAGCCAGAAGCTGACGGAAGTTCAGGGCCTTGCCAGGTTGCTTGTTCCAAGGATCTGGACATTTAGCCCATGAAAACATACGCAGCGCTGGCCCTTGCGCTCACCACCCTGTGCAGCCCCGTCCACGCGGCGAGCTGGCAGATTTGCCGGCTGGACGTACAGATCGTCAACGTCTTGAAACAACCCTACCCACAGCTGCAGGGGCGGATCCTCAAGGTCGCCCCGACCTCCCCCACCACGCAATGTCCCCAGCAAGGCTCGACGGTCACCTTCACCCCGGAAACCACCGATTACCAGAACACCCTCCCACGTCGGCAATGGCCTCGAAAAGGCCAGTCGGTGCAGATTGACTACCGGTATCTGGATGGGATTTGCAAGGGCGACGGCCACCCGCATCCGTGTCGCATCGAGCACTACCCACTCATGGGGCGCTAATCGGGCGTCACTTGCCAATGAGCGTTGTAGCCCTGGCGACTCGGCTTGCGCCTAGGCATGGGTGAGCCCGGTCAACGTATCCGCAATGGTTTTAGTGCGTTGCGCCGTACCCTCGGTCGCGCGGCTCGACGCCTCCAGTGCATCGAGCATTTCGCGCAACGCGCCGACGCCGGTGGATTGGTCTTCGATCTGTTGGGCAACGCGCTGGATCTCACTGGACAGCAGGTCAATATCCACGCCGATTTCCGCCGCATTCTTACGGGTGATTTCCGCCAGTTTGCGCACTTCATCCGCCACCACCGCAAAACCCCGGCCCAGGTCGCCCGCGCGCGCCGCTTCAATGGCGGCGTTAAGCGCCAGCAGGTTGGTCTGCCCGGCGATCTGCTGGATCACCTGCACAATCGACTGGATACGCAAACTCGACCCGGCCAGCGTGCGCGCACCTTCTACCGCCACATCCGCCTGGCTGGAAAGCCCTTCCACCGTTGTCCCGGCCTGGGCAGACACGGCGTTCTGCTGGTCGATCGTACCCACCAGTTCATCCATCGACGCGTGCAACTCACCCGAGTAATGCTTGAGCTGCGCGGCGATGTCCTCCTGCTGACGCTCGGCATGGGCCAACACCATGCCTAAGTCTGCCAAGCCTTCGAACACCGGCAGGATATTGCGGTCCAGCCCACGGGTATTGAGGGTATTGCTGAAGTCATTGTTCTTGAACGCGGTAATCTGCTTGACCACCACATGGTTCAACCCCGCCAACTTCTTCACCTGGCGCCGTAGGAAAAATGCCTTGAACTCGCCGTAATGGGCGATGAAATTGTCCACGTACTCATCACTGAAACTCGCACCCTTGGCCACCCGAAAGAAGAAAATCGCCGTCAACGTCTGGTTCAGGTTCAAGCCCAAAATCTCCCCAAAGGTCGAAAAACCCGCCAACGGTACATCACCAAAAATGCCGGCCATGCTGCCCAGCTCGGCGCCGTTGTTCAGCCGGCGCAAAATGCAGTCATTCAAAATCCCCGCCACCGGCTGGCCACCCTTGCCGCGCAGGAACTGCTCATAGTCCAGGCGCGTGGCCTCACGCAAAGGCGTACGCCGCACCATCACCAATTCCTCGCCCGGCGCCACGTCGCAAAACAACTGCACGATCTGCTGCTCATAATCGATACGCGCGATGGATCGTACAAACAACTCACTGCCCACCCGAATCGCAAACGAATAGTCCGCCAGCTTCGACTCCAGCGCCTGGGGCGCGCAACCGAAAGCATCACACAGTGCTTGCACCATGCTCTTGATATTGCCGTTGCTGTCGATCACCTGGTCAATCGTGCGGTCCTCAACCGACGCGGTCAGCACACTGAAGGTCAAATCCGCCGGTTTAAAGTTCTGGCTCTTGAACACCCCAAATCGCACATGCGCCGCCGTCTTCAGGAACACAATCTGTGCATGGTTCTGATAGCTGCGCTGACCGTCATGAATCAGCGTCTTCTGGAAATCCGACTTACCCCCGGCCGATCCCCCTACAAACAAACACGGAAACCGCCCCGACTCATAAAGCGCCTCCATAAAAAACGACTCCGACGCCGACAACCCGTCGAACACCACATACGCCAACGTATCGCGATGATCAATCGACGTGCGTACCTGCACTCGCTTGATATTGGACACCAACTTGGCAATTCGCTCCTGCATTCCCAACCGCTTACCGCCACCGCGAATGTCCTCACACTCCAACGGCACCATCGCCACCTCGGCCGAGGCGATCAGACTGTCGTCGAACAACTGCAACACGATCCGATCCCAGCGATCGCCGGTGGCGCAATACAACGAATTGGGCGCATTGCAGAGTTCGCCGGAGGTGGTGCAGAGGCTGATGGTGGATTGGGGGAAGCGGCGTTTGAGCTTGGCGGCGATTACGTCGATGTCCAGATGCGGCGAGATAAAGCCGGTGATCAGGGTGGGGGTGATGCGTAAGGCGGTGAGTGCGGCGTCCAGGTCGTTGGCAGTACTGGTGAGCGTGGCGGTGCCTTGACGATCGGCCCGGGCTTTTTTTAGAAGGGTAAGTGGGTTCATGTGGTCGACTCGATCAAGGGTGGGCAGGGATAGGCATGCGAATAGTAGGGTTATCGGCGGGTTGGGCCGGGGCTGAAGGTGGGATGTGACGGATGGATGCGGTTTTAGGGAGTTTCCCCGTTATTGACAGGCTGCTTTCAACCGAGAGTGAATCGCCCCGGCGTTCGTAGACGCTGTTGGTGTCCGCTTTTGGCCGATTCTCGCCCGCCATGAGAGCCAGAACGCAGCCCAAAACGAACCCGTTCAACGGAACCCCATCATCAACCAACATCCGTTAAAATCCGCAGCCTATTTCGACAACGCTTGCGACAACCGAGGAAAATTCATGGCAAGGATGGCCGCTGTTTTCACTGTTCTGAGTTGCATGGCGTCGGCCTCTGCATGGGCGGCGTCTGATTGTCCGTTTCCGCAGGGAATGCAGGCCTCCATCGGTGCGTCGAAACAAGCTATTGAGGCCAGGCAAGCGGGCGTCGCCAAGGATGAGCTGCTCTCCAGGATTTCCCCTGCGGTCAACGGGCCGATGTCCCAGATGTTGAAGAGTATCGTCGACGAGGTTTACGACTACCCGGCCTTGCTGCCCGAGGTGTATGCCGCCTTCCGGTTCGAGCACTGTTTTGTTTCGCAGCAGCACCCCGAACAGGTGGCGGCCATGAAGTTTGCC
Proteins encoded in this region:
- a CDS encoding GNAT family N-acetyltransferase: MPITPNPPALLVPAQHSDLDDLVAIRIEAMRDSLEQVGRFDPVRARERFVGSFEARDTRYIEVSGEKVGFVVVRQRPSEWLLDHLYVRPNAQGSGIGSAVLAQLFNEADAVALPIKVGALKQSASNRFYTRHGFQFVESGEFDNYYVRLHTPAG
- a CDS encoding methyl-accepting chemotaxis protein, with amino-acid sequence MNPLTLLKKARADRQGTATLTSTANDLDAALTALRITPTLITGFISPHLDIDVIAAKLKRRFPQSTISLCTTSGELCNAPNSLYCATGDRWDRIVLQLFDDSLIASAEVAMVPLECEDIRGGGKRLGMQERIAKLVSNIKRVQVRTSIDHRDTLAYVVFDGLSASESFFMEALYESGRFPCLFVGGSAGGKSDFQKTLIHDGQRSYQNHAQIVFLKTAAHVRFGVFKSQNFKPADLTFSVLTASVEDRTIDQVIDSNGNIKSMVQALCDAFGCAPQALESKLADYSFAIRVGSELFVRSIARIDYEQQIVQLFCDVAPGEELVMVRRTPLREATRLDYEQFLRGKGGQPVAGILNDCILRRLNNGAELGSMAGIFGDVPLAGFSTFGEILGLNLNQTLTAIFFFRVAKGASFSDEYVDNFIAHYGEFKAFFLRRQVKKLAGLNHVVVKQITAFKNNDFSNTLNTRGLDRNILPVFEGLADLGMVLAHAERQQEDIAAQLKHYSGELHASMDELVGTIDQQNAVSAQAGTTVEGLSSQADVAVEGARTLAGSSLRIQSIVQVIQQIAGQTNLLALNAAIEAARAGDLGRGFAVVADEVRKLAEITRKNAAEIGVDIDLLSSEIQRVAQQIEDQSTGVGALREMLDALEASSRATEGTAQRTKTIADTLTGLTHA